One Thermococcus alcaliphilus genomic region harbors:
- a CDS encoding DMT family transporter, with the protein MKRAELILLGITVIWGFTFPAMKVSLAYIPPVLFLAYRFGIASLLMLFAFRKKVVKSETFFEGFILGTTLFFGHGFQIVGLKYTSASNSAFITSLYVVFTPFIAYFLLGDKLKVRDFLSLSVAIAGLYLISGASLSFNYGDLLTVLCAISFAFQIVLVQKFGERDYLSLAFWQIFWNFVFSTIYALIFEGFALPVGITPWLGIIYTGVFATVIAFTLQVKYQKETKAHKAALIYSAEPIFGHISAFFTIREVLSLRGYLGALLILTAIWNEIRNESH; encoded by the coding sequence ATGAAAAGGGCAGAGCTAATTCTTCTTGGGATTACGGTCATATGGGGCTTCACGTTCCCAGCAATGAAAGTTAGCCTTGCTTATATTCCCCCAGTCCTATTTTTGGCTTACCGTTTTGGAATAGCTTCTCTTCTCATGCTCTTTGCTTTTAGAAAGAAAGTTGTGAAAAGCGAAACCTTCTTTGAAGGGTTTATTTTGGGAACAACCCTCTTTTTTGGGCATGGTTTTCAGATAGTGGGTTTAAAATACACATCCGCATCCAACTCCGCCTTTATAACTTCCCTTTACGTAGTCTTTACTCCATTTATAGCTTATTTTCTTCTAGGTGATAAGCTGAAGGTAAGGGATTTTCTATCCTTAAGTGTTGCAATAGCTGGTTTATATCTAATCTCGGGAGCGAGCTTAAGTTTTAACTATGGCGATCTGTTGACAGTTCTTTGTGCAATTTCATTTGCATTCCAGATAGTCCTTGTCCAGAAATTTGGGGAAAGAGATTACCTCAGCCTTGCCTTTTGGCAGATATTTTGGAATTTTGTGTTTTCGACAATTTATGCCTTGATTTTTGAGGGATTTGCACTGCCGGTAGGGATAACTCCGTGGCTTGGTATTATTTACACGGGAGTCTTTGCAACGGTAATTGCTTTCACTCTTCAGGTAAAGTATCAGAAAGAAACGAAAGCCCATAAAGCGGCTCTTATATACTCCGCTGAACCAATTTTTGGGCATATATCGGCATTTTTTACTATCAGGGAAGTTCTAAGCTTGAGAGGTTATCTAGGTGCTCTGTTGATTTTGACTGCGATCTGGAATGAAATAAGAAATGAAAGTCATTAG
- a CDS encoding TIGR00529 family membrane protein — protein MNELLYLLLSFGIIIGFIRLKVNIGLSIFLGSLLLGVLFGLKPRDLVLSLYVSSTEWQTLRLILIIVSIMALTSIFSQIGYLKIMERAAKELFPSEKYSLATLPALIGLMPMPAGALVSAPMIETVADKLNISPEKKTIINYWFRHIWEHSWPMYQAIIIASAILSISVREFSSKMFPLTILMALIGYLFFLRPIKSAKDEKGDIKEGLKLFLKSTYPIIVIIFISIVLGYDMVYGAFIGFLSALIPHFRRINKGEIIKYALQPKIIFLLLSVMYFKKLLEVTGAVEALPRIILELNLPIMAVIVLTPFLVGLMTGISFAYVGMTFPLLAPFFGSFDKIALAYLSGYMGMLFSPVHLCLVFSAEYYKADLGKVYRAMLIPGLALFLLGVLYISFL, from the coding sequence ATGAATGAACTCCTCTACCTTTTGCTCTCCTTCGGAATTATAATAGGATTCATAAGACTAAAGGTGAATATCGGGCTTTCTATATTCCTAGGCTCCCTTCTGCTTGGAGTTCTCTTTGGATTAAAGCCAAGAGATCTTGTACTTTCCCTCTACGTATCTTCCACCGAGTGGCAGACCTTAAGGCTCATCCTGATTATAGTCTCTATAATGGCTCTAACGAGCATCTTTTCCCAAATCGGGTACCTCAAAATAATGGAGAGAGCAGCTAAAGAGCTGTTTCCAAGTGAAAAGTACTCTTTAGCCACACTCCCGGCGTTAATAGGGCTAATGCCAATGCCTGCTGGAGCTCTTGTTTCTGCTCCCATGATAGAGACCGTGGCTGACAAGCTCAACATTTCCCCAGAGAAAAAGACCATCATTAATTACTGGTTCAGGCATATATGGGAGCACTCTTGGCCAATGTATCAGGCGATAATAATTGCCTCGGCAATTTTAAGCATCTCTGTAAGAGAATTCAGCAGCAAGATGTTTCCCCTAACAATACTTATGGCACTGATTGGATATCTTTTCTTTCTTAGGCCTATAAAATCAGCTAAGGATGAAAAAGGAGACATAAAAGAAGGGCTGAAGTTGTTCCTTAAAAGCACGTATCCGATAATTGTGATCATCTTTATCTCAATTGTTCTCGGCTATGACATGGTTTATGGGGCATTTATAGGATTTCTATCAGCTTTGATACCCCATTTTAGGAGAATAAACAAAGGGGAAATTATAAAATACGCCTTACAGCCAAAAATAATATTTCTTCTGCTTTCGGTCATGTATTTCAAAAAGCTTCTTGAAGTCACAGGAGCCGTTGAAGCCCTTCCAAGGATTATCTTAGAGTTAAACCTCCCAATAATGGCAGTAATAGTTTTAACTCCCTTTTTAGTTGGATTGATGACCGGCATAAGCTTCGCTTATGTGGGAATGACCTTCCCGTTGCTAGCACCGTTTTTTGGGAGCTTTGATAAAATTGCACTCGCGTATTTGAGCGGCTACATGGGGATGCTCTTCAGCCCGGTTCACTTATGCTTAGTCTTCTCCGCAGAATACTACAAAGCCGACCTAGGAAAGGTTTACAGAGCGATGCTGATTCCTGGATTGGCCCTCTTCCTTCTCGGAGTTCTCTATATTTCTTTCCTCTAA
- a CDS encoding DUF835 domain-containing protein, with translation MNHTLLLLGQISSLSAKIAGALFLAYIYWKHRRKPALCWSLSWIAAASSILSDITGNMYIVSLSEAFWAMFLFYGTILLLEEEGITNREVGVLSIIPVITSLYGILIGNLGRSSDWFALLGLPYAVSALFITSSGLMILFLRKLYDSKALYLGGVITLYGLHELDYPVLRLVEWFAPIGFALGAIFSILSAYVMIKFVFTEEFIRIERPPVEMYLKPGVMIIKPEEYNTIKEKLEKVPVLAFVRSLHVPESWNAFFITTTGERNSIFPTDLAKIVDITVRYLREAKEKGFEGIIVIDCPEYLKTYNGFEALVKFLASLKDFTLLYNGVLILVIEEEAWEKRELKILKRVLT, from the coding sequence ATGAACCACACACTACTACTCCTAGGACAGATATCCAGTCTCTCTGCAAAAATAGCCGGAGCTCTATTTCTCGCTTACATTTACTGGAAACACAGACGAAAGCCCGCCCTCTGTTGGTCTCTCTCTTGGATAGCTGCTGCTTCTTCAATACTCTCCGACATAACCGGAAACATGTACATTGTTTCACTATCGGAGGCATTCTGGGCAATGTTCCTATTCTATGGCACAATCTTGCTACTGGAAGAGGAGGGAATCACAAACAGAGAAGTAGGGGTTCTGTCGATAATTCCCGTCATAACAAGCCTATATGGCATTCTAATAGGCAATTTGGGTCGCTCCTCTGATTGGTTTGCACTTCTAGGTCTGCCCTATGCAGTCTCGGCACTCTTTATAACCTCTTCTGGACTTATGATACTCTTTCTCAGAAAGCTCTATGACAGCAAGGCATTGTATTTAGGGGGCGTTATTACACTCTACGGTCTTCACGAGCTTGATTATCCTGTTTTGAGACTTGTTGAGTGGTTCGCCCCAATAGGGTTTGCCCTCGGAGCAATATTTAGCATTCTATCTGCATACGTCATGATAAAATTCGTCTTTACAGAAGAGTTCATAAGAATTGAGAGGCCCCCAGTGGAGATGTATCTTAAGCCGGGAGTGATGATAATCAAGCCTGAGGAGTACAATACAATAAAAGAGAAGCTCGAAAAAGTGCCTGTATTGGCATTTGTTAGAAGTCTGCATGTACCTGAGAGCTGGAATGCTTTCTTCATAACGACCACCGGAGAGAGAAATTCCATATTCCCCACTGATCTGGCAAAAATCGTCGATATAACAGTTAGATATCTAAGAGAAGCGAAGGAAAAGGGATTTGAAGGAATAATTGTTATAGACTGTCCAGAATACTTAAAAACATACAACGGCTTTGAAGCCCTCGTAAAATTCCTTGCTTCTCTAAAGGATTTCACGCTTTTATACAACGGGGTTCTAATTCTGGTAATTGAGGAGGAAGCTTGGGAAAAAAGAGAGCTTAAAATCCTAAAAAGAGTTCTCACCTGA
- the ileS gene encoding isoleucine--tRNA ligase: MIKEPEMREYNPQVLEEKIEAFWKENDVYNKVKKAREDGLDYYFLDGPPYVSGAIHLGTAWNKIIKDMVIRFRTMQGYNVRRQPGFDMHGLPIEVKVEQALGLKYKKDIEEKVGVENFIKKCREFALTNLKIMTEQFKMLGVWMDWDNPYMTIKNEYIESAWFTLKKAWEKGLLEKDQRVLHWCPRCETALAEHEVRGEYKIREDPSIYVKFPVEGKENEYLLIWTTTPWTLPANLAVTVHPEYEYAKVKVFLDGKEEYWIIAKALVERVLHEAGAKGEIVEEFKGEELEGIRYVHPFLEEYPRQKEFREKYEWAHRVILGEHVTLGEGTGLVHTAPGHGEEDFEIGKQYGLPIYSPLDDEGRYVEGKWQGKFVKDADPEIIEYLKEKGLLVKAGTIEHKYPHCWRCKTPLIFRATDQWFLKISKVKDKIIEENDKNVTWYPDWVKIRYDNGVMNSGDWCISRQRYWGIPLPIWVCESCGNVHVVGSFDELKEMSKEPIEKDFHEVDLHKPWVDTIVLRCPKCGGDMRRVKDVLDVWFDSGIASWASLDYPRRKDLFERLWPADFIVEGEDQVTKWFYSQQAASVVAFDTVPYKKVAMHGYVLDEKGDKMSKSLGNIIRPEEVVQKEGRDPFRFYMLWATTPWENLRFSWKGLAQVKRMLNILWNVYILASTYMSLDKFDPTKVNPEALPFREEDRWILSRVNTLIDAVEDGIETFYLTRATRAIEYFVIEDLSRWYVRLIRKRLWIEKDDPDKLAAYWTLWKVFDVLLRLMAPFTPYITEEIYQNLIRPFSGKESVHLEDWPKKDESWVDEELEREMEIVRRIVEAGSAARQRAKIKLRYPVRQILIETEDETTKKAVERLNYLLKDQLNAKEVKVAKVEREIRVKPNFAKLGPHFKGDAKLIAKWIDEQNDRELYEKLMQGKLKVEIEGKEFTIEREHIVVEEELPDFLVGEEFDHGKVFVDKTLTRELMMEGLAREFVRRIQEMRKHLDLDVNDRIMVYIETTEENKELLQNMLDYIKGETRAVDVRFEEAKGYVVEWPEVEAKIGIEKVES, translated from the coding sequence ATGATAAAGGAGCCAGAGATGAGGGAGTATAATCCACAAGTCTTAGAGGAAAAAATAGAAGCATTCTGGAAAGAAAATGACGTCTACAACAAGGTGAAAAAAGCAAGAGAAGACGGTCTGGACTACTATTTTCTTGATGGACCACCATATGTAAGCGGTGCCATACACTTGGGCACTGCATGGAACAAAATAATCAAGGATATGGTGATAAGATTCAGAACCATGCAGGGCTATAACGTTAGAAGGCAACCGGGCTTTGACATGCATGGCTTGCCAATAGAGGTTAAAGTTGAGCAAGCCCTTGGGTTGAAATACAAAAAGGATATAGAGGAGAAAGTTGGTGTTGAAAACTTCATAAAGAAGTGTAGGGAGTTCGCTCTGACTAATCTCAAGATCATGACAGAGCAGTTTAAAATGCTCGGAGTTTGGATGGACTGGGATAACCCATACATGACAATCAAGAACGAGTATATAGAATCAGCTTGGTTTACTTTAAAGAAAGCATGGGAAAAGGGACTTTTAGAGAAGGATCAGAGGGTTCTCCACTGGTGCCCCAGATGTGAAACTGCTTTGGCTGAACACGAAGTTAGGGGAGAATACAAAATAAGGGAAGATCCAAGCATATACGTAAAGTTCCCGGTAGAAGGAAAAGAAAACGAGTACCTCCTCATCTGGACAACTACACCATGGACTTTACCGGCTAACCTAGCCGTTACAGTTCACCCTGAATACGAGTATGCAAAAGTGAAGGTATTCCTTGATGGAAAGGAAGAGTACTGGATAATAGCGAAGGCGTTAGTTGAGAGGGTTCTCCACGAAGCTGGTGCCAAAGGAGAGATCGTGGAGGAATTCAAGGGCGAAGAGCTTGAGGGCATAAGGTATGTGCATCCGTTTTTGGAGGAGTACCCAAGGCAGAAGGAATTTAGAGAGAAATACGAGTGGGCTCACCGCGTAATATTAGGAGAGCATGTGACCCTTGGTGAGGGTACCGGATTAGTTCACACCGCCCCGGGACACGGTGAAGAAGACTTTGAGATAGGAAAACAGTATGGCCTACCAATCTACTCACCTCTCGACGATGAAGGAAGATACGTCGAAGGGAAGTGGCAAGGCAAGTTCGTTAAAGATGCTGATCCTGAGATAATTGAGTATCTAAAGGAAAAAGGCCTCCTTGTGAAAGCGGGGACAATAGAGCACAAATACCCACACTGCTGGCGCTGTAAGACGCCGCTGATATTTAGAGCAACAGACCAGTGGTTCCTTAAGATAAGCAAAGTTAAAGATAAGATAATAGAAGAAAACGACAAGAACGTCACCTGGTATCCGGATTGGGTAAAGATAAGGTACGACAACGGAGTCATGAACAGCGGAGATTGGTGTATCTCAAGACAGAGGTATTGGGGAATACCCCTACCAATATGGGTATGTGAGAGCTGTGGCAACGTTCATGTGGTTGGTTCATTCGATGAGCTCAAAGAGATGAGCAAGGAGCCAATAGAGAAGGACTTCCATGAAGTAGACCTCCACAAACCGTGGGTAGATACGATAGTACTCAGATGTCCCAAGTGTGGAGGGGACATGAGGAGGGTCAAAGACGTTCTCGATGTATGGTTTGACAGTGGAATAGCGAGCTGGGCTTCTCTTGACTATCCAAGGAGGAAAGACCTCTTCGAAAGGCTTTGGCCTGCAGATTTCATAGTTGAGGGAGAAGACCAGGTTACAAAGTGGTTCTACTCCCAGCAGGCGGCAAGTGTTGTTGCGTTTGACACCGTTCCGTACAAGAAGGTTGCAATGCATGGCTATGTTTTGGACGAAAAGGGAGATAAGATGAGCAAGAGTCTTGGGAACATAATAAGGCCAGAAGAAGTTGTCCAGAAGGAAGGAAGAGATCCGTTTAGATTCTACATGCTCTGGGCGACGACTCCTTGGGAGAACCTAAGGTTCAGCTGGAAGGGGCTTGCACAGGTTAAGAGAATGCTCAACATCCTCTGGAACGTCTACATATTGGCTTCAACATACATGAGCCTGGACAAGTTCGACCCCACAAAGGTCAATCCGGAGGCTCTTCCATTTAGGGAAGAGGACAGGTGGATACTTTCAAGAGTCAACACTCTCATAGATGCTGTGGAAGATGGAATAGAGACATTCTACCTCACAAGGGCAACGAGGGCAATAGAGTACTTTGTGATAGAGGACTTAAGCAGGTGGTATGTAAGGCTCATAAGGAAGAGGCTCTGGATTGAGAAAGACGACCCAGATAAGCTTGCCGCTTATTGGACATTGTGGAAGGTGTTCGACGTTCTGCTTAGATTAATGGCACCATTTACACCTTACATCACCGAGGAAATTTACCAGAACCTCATAAGACCGTTCAGCGGAAAGGAGAGCGTCCACCTCGAAGACTGGCCGAAGAAAGACGAGAGCTGGGTTGATGAAGAGCTCGAAAGGGAAATGGAGATAGTGAGAAGGATAGTAGAGGCTGGCTCTGCGGCAAGACAAAGGGCAAAGATAAAGCTCCGTTATCCTGTGAGGCAGATACTCATAGAGACCGAGGACGAAACAACAAAGAAAGCCGTTGAAAGACTTAACTACCTCCTCAAAGACCAGCTCAATGCTAAGGAAGTCAAGGTTGCCAAGGTTGAGAGGGAAATAAGAGTAAAGCCCAACTTCGCTAAACTTGGGCCTCACTTCAAGGGAGATGCGAAGCTGATTGCAAAATGGATCGACGAGCAAAACGACAGGGAGCTTTATGAGAAGCTCATGCAAGGAAAGCTGAAAGTGGAGATAGAGGGTAAGGAGTTTACAATTGAGAGGGAGCACATTGTAGTTGAGGAAGAACTCCCGGACTTCCTTGTAGGAGAAGAATTCGATCACGGCAAGGTATTTGTTGACAAGACACTCACAAGGGAGCTCATGATGGAAGGGCTTGCAAGAGAGTTCGTAAGAAGGATACAGGAAATGAGAAAGCACCTCGATTTAGACGTCAACGATAGGATAATGGTGTATATTGAAACAACTGAAGAAAACAAAGAGCTCTTGCAGAATATGCTTGACTACATAAAGGGAGAAACAAGGGCGGTTGATGTTAGGTTCGAAGAAGCTAAGGGCTACGTTGTCGAGTGGCCGGAAGTTGAGGCAAAGATAGGAATTGAGAAGGTTGAGAGCTGA
- the rqcH gene encoding ribosome rescue protein RqcH yields the protein MKQEMSSVDIKYIVEELKSLEGARVDKIYHDGDQIRIKLHVAGEGRKDLIIEAGRRIHLTTYIKETPQQPSSFTMLLRKYLSGLRLEKIEQHDFDRIVKLKIGEYTLIAELFKRGNVILVDKDNVIISAMRYEEFKDRAIKPKHEYKLPPARENPIDVSWEKFKELISSQEVEIVRALARSLNMGGLYAEEILLRAGIEKTKKANELNEDELKAIFDRMKEVFNSPKKPNIVYKDSAPIDVLPIELKWYEGYEKKFFETFSEALDEYFGKILIESAKIERTKKLQDKKRGLEITLRKQEEMIKGFERQMQENQEIGDLIYANFTFVENLLKELSKAVEKLGWEEFKKRIEEGRKSGNKVAQMIKGVDPKEKAVTVELEGKKVKLYLNKSIGENAEIYYEKAKKAKHKLEGARKAYEDTLKKIQEIEKLIEEEEKKELSVKKLEKRKKKWFEKFRWFVSSEGFLIIGGKDATTNEIVIKRHMSENDLYCHADIYGAPHVVIKDGKKAGEKTIFEACQFAVSMSRAWKDGIYSGDAYWADPSQVTKKAPSGEYLGKGAFMVYGKRNWMHGLPVKLAVGIVEYEGEKLPMCGPVDAVRAHTNKYIIIRPGRTKKSELAKKIAKIFEKWGYKVDLDELMQILPPGNGEIVEVVE from the coding sequence GTGAAGCAGGAAATGAGCAGTGTCGACATCAAATACATAGTAGAGGAGCTGAAGTCCTTAGAGGGGGCTAGGGTTGACAAAATATACCACGATGGAGATCAGATTAGAATAAAACTCCACGTAGCGGGAGAAGGGAGGAAAGATCTTATTATTGAGGCAGGGAGAAGGATTCATCTAACAACCTATATAAAAGAAACTCCCCAACAGCCCTCTTCGTTCACCATGCTTCTCAGAAAATACCTGAGCGGCTTGAGGCTTGAAAAGATAGAACAGCACGATTTTGATAGAATAGTGAAACTCAAAATAGGGGAATATACACTAATAGCCGAGCTCTTTAAAAGGGGTAATGTTATTCTCGTTGATAAAGATAATGTCATAATCTCTGCCATGAGGTATGAAGAGTTTAAAGATAGGGCAATAAAACCAAAACACGAGTACAAACTCCCTCCTGCGAGAGAGAACCCCATTGACGTTTCTTGGGAGAAGTTTAAAGAGCTCATATCATCTCAAGAAGTTGAGATAGTTAGGGCTTTGGCGAGAAGCCTTAATATGGGCGGGTTATATGCGGAGGAGATTCTTCTAAGGGCTGGAATAGAGAAAACCAAGAAAGCCAACGAGTTGAATGAAGATGAGCTCAAAGCTATCTTTGATAGGATGAAAGAAGTTTTTAACTCCCCGAAGAAGCCAAACATAGTATATAAAGACTCTGCACCCATAGATGTCCTTCCAATCGAGCTCAAGTGGTATGAAGGCTATGAGAAAAAATTCTTCGAGACTTTCAGCGAGGCTTTAGATGAGTATTTTGGAAAAATCCTCATTGAGAGTGCAAAAATTGAGAGAACCAAAAAGCTTCAGGACAAAAAAAGAGGGTTAGAGATTACTCTTAGAAAGCAAGAAGAAATGATAAAAGGTTTTGAAAGGCAGATGCAGGAAAATCAGGAGATCGGCGACTTAATCTACGCAAACTTCACCTTTGTGGAAAACCTCCTCAAAGAGCTTTCAAAGGCAGTTGAAAAGCTTGGGTGGGAGGAATTCAAGAAAAGAATAGAAGAAGGTAGAAAATCAGGCAATAAAGTAGCTCAGATGATAAAAGGCGTAGATCCAAAAGAGAAGGCCGTAACGGTCGAACTCGAAGGTAAAAAGGTAAAGCTCTACCTCAACAAAAGCATAGGAGAAAATGCCGAGATTTACTATGAGAAGGCCAAAAAAGCAAAGCACAAGCTTGAAGGGGCAAGAAAAGCTTATGAAGACACACTGAAAAAGATTCAAGAAATTGAAAAGCTCATAGAGGAAGAAGAGAAAAAAGAACTCAGCGTGAAGAAGCTTGAAAAAAGAAAGAAGAAGTGGTTCGAAAAGTTCAGATGGTTTGTAAGCAGTGAAGGCTTTCTGATAATAGGGGGAAAAGATGCCACAACAAATGAGATAGTCATAAAGAGACATATGAGTGAGAACGACCTCTACTGCCATGCAGATATTTATGGAGCGCCACACGTGGTAATAAAAGATGGCAAGAAAGCTGGGGAGAAAACGATATTTGAAGCCTGTCAGTTCGCAGTTTCCATGTCAAGGGCATGGAAAGATGGAATATACTCCGGAGACGCTTACTGGGCAGATCCGAGCCAAGTAACAAAAAAAGCTCCAAGTGGAGAATACCTGGGTAAGGGAGCCTTCATGGTTTATGGAAAGAGAAACTGGATGCATGGACTACCCGTAAAGCTCGCCGTTGGAATAGTAGAATATGAAGGAGAGAAGCTCCCAATGTGTGGGCCTGTTGATGCCGTTAGGGCTCATACGAATAAGTACATCATTATCCGCCCGGGAAGAACAAAAAAGAGCGAACTTGCCAAAAAAATAGCTAAAATTTTCGAGAAGTGGGGATACAAAGTGGATCTTGATGAGTTAATGCAAATCCTACCGCCCGGAAACGGTGAGATTGTGGAGGTGGTCGAATGA
- a CDS encoding DUF116 domain-containing protein codes for MGIDNIIAKLASVGADLSTRNAVRMALSLISEDEELTDQIYVEIKNKAYKEDFAKVPVEKRAVFIPQCLRNVKECPAEFGEYGWKCTKCGKCSIGDIIEYGEKLGYKQFYIVPGGSLVKKILKEKVPKGEIKAALGIACWPELAEANEKLSILKIPLQAVPLLRAGCINTLVDLERVRMALEVGLTQESKNPAFSTDMNPQPTP; via the coding sequence ATGGGGATTGATAACATAATCGCAAAGCTGGCATCAGTTGGAGCTGATCTCAGTACTAGAAATGCAGTAAGAATGGCGCTCTCTCTGATAAGCGAGGATGAAGAGCTTACAGACCAAATCTACGTAGAGATAAAGAACAAAGCGTACAAAGAAGACTTTGCAAAGGTGCCTGTTGAAAAGAGAGCTGTTTTCATCCCCCAGTGTTTAAGGAACGTGAAAGAATGCCCCGCAGAGTTTGGCGAATATGGGTGGAAATGCACAAAGTGTGGAAAGTGTTCAATTGGCGATATAATTGAATACGGAGAAAAGCTCGGTTACAAACAATTCTACATAGTCCCAGGTGGGAGCTTGGTAAAAAAGATATTAAAGGAGAAAGTCCCTAAAGGAGAGATAAAGGCTGCACTGGGGATAGCATGCTGGCCTGAGCTTGCAGAAGCCAATGAGAAGCTTTCCATACTAAAAATTCCACTCCAAGCAGTGCCCCTACTAAGGGCAGGATGTATAAATACCTTAGTTGACCTTGAAAGGGTCAGGATGGCCTTGGAAGTTGGCCTTACACAAGAAAGCAAAAACCCAGCATTTTCCACAGACATGAATCCCCAACCGACTCCCTAA
- a CDS encoding 4Fe-4S dicluster domain-containing protein — MSEEEAYEVQKESVERIWILITPDKCSGCRLCEVACSLEHEGIIWPEASRIRVFELLPGVNVPHTCVQCPDYPCVNACPTKALSVDEKTGAVLVDEAKCIECGACITACPGDVPRIPVGKGSVVICDLCGGNPKCVGVCHEAGHDALKIVTGNYRPIFRTFAKDPVEKSSEIAKKVFGEEFLG, encoded by the coding sequence ATGAGTGAGGAAGAAGCTTATGAAGTCCAAAAGGAGAGTGTTGAACGGATATGGATTCTGATAACTCCCGATAAGTGCAGTGGTTGTAGGCTGTGTGAAGTTGCCTGTTCCCTTGAGCACGAAGGAATCATCTGGCCAGAGGCATCAAGAATCAGGGTCTTTGAGCTTTTGCCCGGAGTTAACGTTCCACATACATGTGTTCAATGCCCGGACTACCCATGTGTAAATGCTTGCCCTACAAAAGCCCTTAGTGTTGATGAAAAAACAGGGGCAGTGCTTGTTGATGAAGCGAAGTGCATAGAGTGTGGGGCGTGTATAACAGCTTGCCCCGGAGATGTCCCGAGAATTCCAGTTGGTAAGGGAAGTGTGGTCATATGCGACCTCTGCGGGGGAAATCCGAAGTGTGTTGGAGTTTGCCATGAGGCTGGGCACGATGCCCTAAAGATTGTCACAGGAAACTACAGACCGATCTTCAGAACATTTGCAAAAGATCCCGTGGAAAAGAGCTCTGAGATAGCGAAAAAGGTCTTTGGAGAAGAGTTTCTGGGGTGA
- a CDS encoding radical SAM protein: MKRTEYYSYAVGELPEGCKLCVQGAKLVLFTTGVCPRDCFYCPLSPWRRGDVSYANERPIKSLDDIIEEAKIQEALGAGVTGGDPLSKIDRTVEYIKVLKENFGEKFHIHLYTTGALATRENLEKLYSAGLDEIRFHPDLFNPNSRLLQKELENIKNAFDFDWDVGGEVPSVPGQEERIKWFAEFLDARGAKFLNINELEFSETNLDALLSRGLRTVSDESSAIAGSLELGLKILEWGEENTSLNYHLCTAKLKDAVQLRNRLKRMAKNIAKPYMEITEEGTLRFGIAEYDDLIELYNLLVNEAEVPEEWLYINTKKGRIEMPIEVAEELADAIEGDVKFYIVEEYPTWDRIEVERIPLP; this comes from the coding sequence ATGAAAAGAACCGAGTATTATTCGTATGCAGTTGGGGAGCTTCCAGAAGGATGTAAGCTTTGTGTTCAAGGAGCAAAGTTGGTGCTCTTTACAACCGGGGTTTGTCCCAGAGATTGCTTCTACTGCCCCCTAAGCCCCTGGAGGAGAGGAGATGTCAGCTATGCAAATGAGAGGCCCATAAAGAGTCTTGACGACATAATAGAAGAGGCCAAAATCCAGGAGGCTTTGGGTGCGGGAGTTACTGGAGGAGATCCCCTTTCGAAGATAGATAGGACTGTGGAATATATAAAAGTCCTAAAAGAGAACTTTGGAGAGAAATTTCACATCCACCTCTACACTACCGGAGCATTAGCCACAAGAGAGAACCTTGAAAAGCTTTACTCAGCGGGTTTGGATGAAATACGCTTCCACCCAGATCTTTTTAACCCCAACTCCAGGCTTCTCCAGAAAGAGCTTGAGAACATAAAGAATGCTTTTGATTTTGATTGGGATGTTGGCGGAGAAGTTCCGAGCGTTCCTGGGCAGGAAGAGAGGATTAAGTGGTTTGCTGAGTTTTTAGATGCCCGTGGAGCTAAGTTTCTCAACATAAATGAGCTTGAGTTCAGTGAGACCAATTTAGATGCCCTTCTCTCAAGAGGACTTAGAACTGTTAGCGACGAAAGTTCAGCTATAGCGGGGAGCCTCGAACTGGGGCTGAAGATCCTTGAATGGGGAGAAGAGAACACCTCCCTGAACTACCACCTATGCACAGCCAAGCTTAAGGACGCCGTTCAGCTGAGAAACAGGCTCAAGAGGATGGCAAAGAATATCGCCAAGCCCTATATGGAAATCACGGAAGAGGGAACCTTAAGGTTCGGGATTGCGGAGTATGATGACCTAATAGAACTCTACAATTTGCTTGTAAATGAAGCGGAGGTTCCAGAGGAGTGGCTCTACATAAATACAAAGAAGGGAAGGATTGAAATGCCCATAGAGGTTGCAGAAGAGCTTGCCGATGCAATAGAAGGGGATGTAAAGTTCTACATAGTCGAGGAGTATCCGACGTGGGATCGAATAGAGGTCGAGAGGATTCCGCTTCCGTGA